The following nucleotide sequence is from Podospora bellae-mahoneyi strain CBS 112042 chromosome 1 map unlocalized CBS112042p_1, whole genome shotgun sequence.
CAGACCCCCCCGGGAGAacaggatgaggatggcgggTCATCGGAACCGGCCCTGTCCCCCTGCTTGAAAGAGGCAAAAGCCCACTCACACACTTGCCACAGGCCATCGCTTGGGatcgatttttttttggttttggggaaCGCAAGATCGTCTGGTCCCCACTCAGAGTTCCCAGCCCAGTTTCTTAGTTCTCTGTTTTGCAGCCAGTCATCGATCGAGCGCAAAAGGCACCCAGGACCTAGCAACTAACACGAGCAAATCAGCTTGCGGCCGCGTGAGTCCAGGAACTGAAATCAACATCATCTGCCACAGGAGACCTatcaccgtcgtcgtcgtcgcgATCACGCCCACCATTGGCCGTCGCGAAGTCCCGTGATAATTCCTATCTGCGGAGCCCAATTAACCCGGATCCCCCAGGCGTTCAATCAACGACGCTCCCCTTCAGGTCCATCGCGGCTCTTACCACTAGCTGCGACAACTGCAATCTTGGTTGCTGCCGAAGCGGAGTGCAGCCTGTGAAACTACCTATCAAGCAACTGTAAGTTCATCTTGGACCTACCACGATGCGGTTCCAGTGTGTTAGTTCGCGGGGCTTCCCTTTCTTCCCGTCGGACGGCGCTTTGGTCTTCCCGCAGCTGCATACGACACCGTCGATATCTCTCCTGGCAGGGCAGCAAGGTGCTTCATTCTTTACCTTCGCGTGACCCCAGAGCTGCTCCTGTCTCTCGcacttttctttctttttgcttcAAAATGAAACTCTGAAAACTGACACATTTGCCAGTTCGGACAGCCGACACAGTAGCTTGCTCATCCGACACCCAACGAAATCGTTGGATTTGACCGGTATGTACACGCCTCTTTCTTCACTGTCTTATCCCAGTGTCACTCATGATCGATCCGGTCTGGCTGGCAAAGGACGGCACGCCGGACCCCCTCAAATTCTggcacacacactcacaTACACACGTAATCACCGTAGCTCGGTAGGGTCAAAGACCTGTCTAAGTTTAGACAGCCGGTCAGTATCTTCATGATGTTACCTGTTTGCCTTCCTTGTCAACTCTTTTTGAAacacaccaccgccctggACAGAAGAGGTAGATCGAAGTtcaggagatggagggtgtttggAGAGGGGTAATGACATGGGGGTTAGCCCTCTGCTTCCCAACCCAAAGGCTTGCAGCATCTATCTCTCCTGCCTGGGATTCCCCTACCGTTCCttcaccccttcctctctgGCGCTGATAACCCTTGCTGGGCTTTGGGAGCGCGTTGAGTTGGTTGGCAAGGTGGGCCCTTGGGTCGTGCATATTCCGTCATGCATGCCAGCGCATCAGACTGGCACTGGCCCAAGGCGCCAAAAAGCGAGACTTGACCACCACTCAGGCGCCCTCCTCCTGTCGAATCATCCTGGCCTCTCACTTATATGCCTTCTAGCAAAGACCCCCAGCACTAACATTTTCGATTTGGTAGACTGAGAGAGCCTGCGCCAACGCTGCGTCGTGCTCCCGTTGACAAGCTACCCGTCTCTTGTTGTTCAGACCGTTGGGCCGCGCGAGTCGGGAATTTCCCCAGGCTCACCGTCACAGCATCGCAGAAAGTGCTCTCACGTGGCTGCGCTCACCCACGCCATCTCCCGAGAGGCCTTGGACTGAGCCACCCAAGTTTTGCCCCGCGACTACATCAGCCTGCATATGCTGTGGTGCGACCAATTGCACGGCACCCCTACCTTTTAATCGAGTGCCAACGCATCACTCCCAATAGATTGGGTGCACATCCAGCCCAATCCACAGGTACAGAGTGACTTTGGAGCTTTAACCCACACAGTGAGCCCAAATAGATCAAGGACCTGGCTTCTCTATCACCGGCCTTGAACGACTTTTGGCATCAACCCGAGTGGTAAATCAGCCTTTCACAGCGCAACCGACACCTCTACTCTCTCATACCGCCCCACTATAATCGGATTTCTTCTGTCCCCGCGCTACTGATTATCGCGATTTGTTGCGATTCGTCTCGGCTTCTCGTCGGCACATACTCACAGGATGATGGAATACGCAcaatatcaacaacaaccacaaagCGCGCATTCGCAACCACATATTCAGACAGGTTACCCGAGCTCTGCAGGCGGCAATAGCATCACCTCTCCAGCTCACGGAGTTCAAACATCCCCGATACTCCCttctcagcatcaacagcccTCGCCCACGCAAACCCACAACATGTATCAAACTCAGTATGCCATGCCCCAGCACAACATGCAATATGCTGTGCCGGGGATCCAAGCAgctgccatggccgccactgctgctgcttctggaTCGTCATATCCCTACATGTCCTCGGACCCAAGTCTGCAGCAGTCGCCAAGGATGTCTGGTGTTAACCCCAAGAAGGATGGCAGGACAGGCCCTCGTTCGCCTCAGCAGATGAACAGCATGCCGCAGCAAAGACGACTCAGCCAGGTTAACAGCCCGGGTGTTCCCAATGCGCCAGCCATGCTCAACCATGCTGGCCCACGCTCTACCATCCCGCCCCCGATGACTGCGGCGCAGCAGATGCCCCCGCCACAGTCCCCCGAAATCGCTTCCGGAGCCGTTGAGGAGTCGCCATTGTATGTCAATGCTAAGCAATTCCACCGGATCCTGAAGCGCAGAGTAGCCCGGCAAAGGTTAGAGGAAGCGCTGCGTCTTACCAGTAAGGGCCGCAGACCTTACCTCCACGAGTCTAGGCACAATCATGCCATGCGGAGGCCCCGTGGACCCGGTGGGCGGTTCCTGACAGCCGACGAAGTGGCCCAGATGGAAAAGGACAAGGCAAATGGTGTCGAGACCAAGTTCGAGGACACGGCGACAAAGACATCCACGGGTGCCTCGAAAAGAAAATCAGACGGAGGCTCTGCGCCTGCGGCCAAAAAAGCGAAAAGAGCCAACTTGACtcccgaagacgaagaagacgaggagtGATAGGGGAGTGGTGGCGTTTTTATTTGGCGTGGgcgaaagagaaaaaaagacggGATGCGTTTCCCACTCTATACCCAGTATTTTCTTATGTTGAAAGAAAGGTCATGATGTTATGACAGCCAACCTACTCTTGTTTACTCGAAATATTGGGATTGCGTGAGCAAACAACCGGACTGGTTCTGTTTTTGGCGAGGAGTAGGAGTcttgggggggaagggggggtgatgtCGTGTGTTTTACACTTGATCCTTCTTCAGATTGGGCAACGATACttcctttttattttatttttcttattgGGGTGTTTTATAAGCGCTTTTGCATCGACACACCGATGGGGCCTTTTAGTCCTTCCTGTTTCCTCTTTTTACTCTTCGAATACACTTCGCCTCACAGCAGCAAACCAAAGCATAGCGTTCGGTCTCGGTCGGTGGGAAACTCACGGGGTGTGGGACGGGTCGGGGAGAGGCAGGACAGGAGAATGGGAATACCGGTGTTTTCACTTTTTTCCTATTCTCTGAAATCATCTGCAATGGAAAGGAAAGATTGCACAAATATTTTATGAAATGGGTCACGACGGGataccccccctttttttttttttttcttcacaACATTGCGCCCGCGCCTTTTTGTTACTATGTTCGcaacacatacacacacacttATACCTTCTTTTCAGCGTACTCTATGTCTGTGATTTACTTTGTGTTGTTTTGATTTCATCATATCACTTGAAGCGGATACCTTTTTCGTTTTCTTTTGCCTCGATTAGAGGTTTGTGGGTTTGCGGGTCGGGTTACCCAGAGAAGCCTGGGGTGATCAAAAAAAACTTGACGAGTACGTACACATGGAGTCTTTCGAAAGAGGAACGGAATTTAAGAGTATGGCACAGTTAGCTTAGTCTCGGGCCTGTTTTGGTTCGGAATCGCGATGCGTTTATGCCGTCTTTACCTTTGATGCTGTAGACAATGTACCAACAGCCAATCCTCTGGCTAGGGTCGGATCTAGACTCTCGTAAAAGAAACAGTGAACCAAGCAAATTGTGCAGAGAAGCTTATTTTTGCTAGCTCCGATCTATAAGATTCAAGAGATATACTGCATGTGCCTCCTTATTGGATCAGAGAGTGATATATCCTCCTGCATGGCGTCGTGATTTAAAGGGGGTTTGCTCGTGCTGTGGATTGGGTCCCCCGGGGTGGAGTGGGCAGTCAGCCGATTTGATTTGATGGATATGCATTTCaagggggaagagaggaaggtgagTGGTCGGTCGGAGGTTTTTGGTCTACCCTTGTCCACATGGTAGAGAGGGTCACAGAAGATATGGGATTGCTTCGAGAAGATTAGATTAGATCGGTTGTcagatggtggtgctgggttgGGTGAGCGCTGGTGAGCAACCTACCCACTGCCTCTTTGCCAATTGTGCGCCTAACCTATcaggcagcaacaacacccatCACCGGGAAAAGAGAAATGTGGGGCAAAACTGCCAGCTTGGGAGCCACACCtcgctgttgctgctcaTTCACCATCAGTCCCAACGCAAGAGAGACGACAGGAGGCATAAACCGGGAAATTAAACGACAGCTTCAACGACGAAAGACTTGCATATCGCGCGAATTATTCGACGAGACATAACTATCAAGAAACATGCTCTTCTTCAGGTATGCATTTGCCCCTCTTGGCTTTCAGGCATTGACGTTCTGGGGGTGTGTTTTCATGaatttggggagggaagtGAAGTGTGAATGgcgggaagggaggggggaaaatCACAACACCGCATCGAAACTCTCATCCATCAAGAGAGTCACCGTCATGACCCAGACAAATGCAGCAATAAGGCATCACAAACACAggccctcccctccttcccgaccaccacaccatcctcatcccatACCCGATTACCCCGAATGCTAACTTTTACCTGAAAAGCTTCTTCAAAACCCTCATCGACCACGAGGTGACCGTCGAGCTCAAAAACGACATCCGCATCCGCGGCGTCCTCAAGAGTGTCGACCAATACCTCAACATCAAGCTCGACAACATccaggtggtggatgagctCAAGTATCCTCACTTGGTACGACGCCCGTCATACCAGTAACCTCTTGCAATGGAGAGTCAGCTGACAAAGGAGATGTAGAGCGCTGTCAAGAATGTCTTTATCAGAGGCTCGGTCGTGAGATATGTCCATCTGCCTTCCCAGTCGGTGGATATTGACTTGCTGGAGGATGCTACGAGGAGAGGTATGCTACATCTTGCCCAGCTTCTGCCTGATGATAAGGGTGCTGATGATcgggaaaaaaacaaaacagagGCGGCAAACCAAGCTGTGAAGGCGAAGTGAGGAGACTGCTAGGAACGGCGCGGGGAGGTGAAACGAAGAAGGAGGTAGAAAAGCCAAAGCTACTCGTGGCATAAGAAGTATGGCGCTAACAGCCATGACGAAAGGGGAGGTGCGTAAAAGACAACTGGTGTATTTGTTGTCCTTGCATCTCAGAGAGGGTTTGGATCTTATGCgcgggaagaagaggaggagaggtggaaaTTGCCCAGgctattattattattgCAAATGGGTTAGGAGTATCTTGGTGGTAAAACATTGACACCGAGAGGAGGATAAAGGGTCATGCAGAATGTGGAATAAAATAAGTGCGTTTAATTCCTCATCACTTTGAAGCGTGTGTGTATCTTCGCAACCTTTTGCATGTCATTCCCCATTGtcacctcttcaacaaagCCAGCACTGTGCGCCCATGTTTTCTTTACCCATTCATCAACAATCTTGCTCTCAATTGTGAAGTTACTATTGTCTTCCCCTCACCACAAAGCCAAATCCAAGACTTTCGATCGCATGAGGTTGAGTCATGTGTGGGGGTCAAGAAAGACTTGCATATTAGTCACTTATCCGCAAGCTTATTTCAACACATCAACAGGGAGCTTGGCTCAGTTGGAAGAGCGCAGGTCTCATACGATTACAAGTATGATCTGGTTGTCTTAACACCAGAGTTATCCTGAGGTCGTGAGTTCGAGCCTCACAGTTCccatcttcttttgctttttgagcCTGCCCCCCCACCGGCTTGGCCTTCTTTTTACTTAACACTATTTTATTACATCGTAGGTCTTCATATTTTGTTTCAACTGTTACATAATGCTATGACTAAACTACGCTGGACTCTTCACCCATCCCCCTATATCCCGACCTCTTCATATCCCAATCAAAACAATCACCaatacaccaccccctcctcctcctcctcctcctcctcctcctcctcctctctcccatctacaccctccttcacctccagCCTTCCgcccttcaacctccccctctccacaaTCCACCGATCAATCCACCCCTTCATCCGTTTCCTGCTCTGTTCGCTCCCCACATTCACTGtcggcaccaccctcccgaTCCTCAAACCCATCACAAAAATCGCCAACTCCCTGAAGCTAGAATGCTCGCTATAcggcacccccaacaacactcCCTCTTTGGTGCTTCCCCTCATGGGTATCAAATCCGCCTTGCGAAACCTACTCCTCCACGCCTTTCCATACAAGAGCTGCTCCATCGGTACGCTACCCGGGGCCATATCCGCCTTGATGTTTAGGCTCTTCAAACTCGGGGGGCGGTAGTTCCACCCCGAGGGCTTGAACCCTACAATCCGGGAGAATCCAAACCGGCGATTTTCCTCGAGGTAAGAGATGAGATTCTCCTTGTTGAGGTCAGACAGCGAGGCGAGATGGATTTGCGCCtcttgggggttgggagtaaggagggagatgagctCTGGGTCGTCGAGTTGGTTCACGATTTTGAGCTTGTAAGGCGAGGCGTAGATTTTGGATTGGAGAGCGAGGGCGATGCCGACGCAGATGCGCTCTTTGCCTATGGAGTAGGTGCCGCaaaggatgaggaggcggtttctctgggagggttgggggtttcCTGAGAGGGCGGTGAATGCGTTCAGGGGGGCAGTGGGAGTAGGTGGTTTagaaggtggtggcggggggtcgtttgtggtggtggtggtggtgaagaactTGCTGACTGAGGTGGATGGGGCGCCGCCTTCTCGgcgacggaggagggagtcCCATTCTTTGTCGtcgttggagatgagggcttggttgaggagggacgACATCTCTGCGCAGGTGGCGATGACGTCTTTTTGCGGAGGGAAGGAGTATTTTGGGTTGAGATAGGTGGTGTCTAGATAACAGACGTCAATTTTCTGGTGCTTTGTCTTGCCTGTTACGGCATCAATTGTCTCTGGGCGGAGGTGAGGGTGCTCAAGGTGAGCTTGACAGGCTCGGAAATCCCCACAGTGCAAGATCCGATgtgtcttgtcttttcccATGGCCTTCTCAAACAAGAATAGAGAGCTACCGGGGCAATGGTTGGCGGGGATCATTGTTACTGTGACCCCCTGTGTATGCGGGACTGGAACGGTTTTGTCAAACTCAAGCTCAACGACATATTTAGCCGCTGTCTTTAGCTGTGTCTTGACGAGTGACCCCGTTACTTTGCTGCAATAAATCGGGCCGTGAGTCCAGTTCGCCGTGAGGCCAATGTAGTGATCACTGTGAAAGTGACTAAGAAAGTAGGCCTTGCAGCCCTCCACAGCACCATACCTGAAGGCATCAACACAAATCGAGAACCCAGGCATAATCTTGTAAAACGGACAAGTCCGCTTATACGCCGGCATTCCTCTCGAGGCGTTCTCTGCCGCAGCAGCCGCTGCCCAAGCGGTATCCTCAGCATGTCCAGACATGAGCCTAGCAAATGCTGAGCCCGAGCTGCCAGCTGAAGTCTTCTCACCGAGACTGATAGGATTCGCCTGTCCTGGTCTAGGCACAGCCGCTTTCGCAAACCTCTTTCCCACCTCAGCACCATCGATCGTTTTATTCTCTTCGAGTGCCGCTGGTGGCTTGGGCTGCGGTAGCGGCGTCGGATTCCCATCCAGACAGGTATTGACATGCTCCGAAGCCACCTGCTCTGACGCACCCGCCAAACTGCCCCCGCATATTGGACATGcttccatcatctcttcATCAGTACGTCTGTCCATACCAAACTCTTCATAACCCTCCAACATGGCTTGCTCTTCCATGTCCCGCATAGCTTGGAGTTCTTCGCCGGTGAAATCCTCGTCGAATTCCTCTTCGCCTAACTCATCGATTGGCTCCTCTTCTGCAGGTCCATCATTCGATGTCAAATTCGCTCCGGAGGTCTCATGTCGCAGCAGCGGCACCTTGCCCTTTACTTCTCGATCTTGATCTTCGTCATCCCTGTCTGTTATCCTGGTCCCGTTGGTAAGTCTGTCGCCGGTAGTAGTCTCGCAAACATTTTCTGCGGGGTCTGCAGACGCAAGGGTAGGTCTCACCCTTGATGGAGTCGTCGAGTCGTCATCATTGCTCGTTTCGTTTTCATCCCCGTCCTCGTCAGAAGAGGAGTCGTCCAAAAATGGATTTggaaccttcttcttcgcaGATGGCTTCCTCGGCTCGTTCTGCTCCTTTTTGACTGTCGTCGACTCGGCATCCCCTGAAACCGCCCTCgattcctccccaccctcctgcAAACCGAaactcaacctcctcttcttaACCGACCCCCCATTCTCATTatacctctcccctcccccctcctcctcctccacgggCCTCTTGACGTAATCATCCGCCCCGTACatatcttcctcgtcctcttctcccccctcccctacccccccttcaacccccccaataAACAAgtcatcatcctccgtcTTCTTAAAATAACTCAAAATGCTCGCATTCGGCTTCGTCTTCACCTTCGGCCCTTTCGTCACAGGCTGCACCTTCGTCCGCGCCCCAGGCGGTTTATTCGGTGTGATCGTTTTTTGCTTCAATTTCGGCTTCGGTGTCGCCGCCGTCTTTGGCTTGGCTTTTGATATTCTTGCGGGAGCCATTTTGTCGACTGGGgcgtggggaggggggagaaggcaAGTCGATCGGAGTTGGCAAAAGTGCAACACGTTGAGAACGCGACGAgtgttgggaggggtggcgtAAAATGTCCGCCACTGGGAGGGGAGCAAAACGCTAGGTCTGCGCGGTGTCACGTGCCCTGCACTTAGAGAACGAGCCAAGGGGGTCAAGGCAAAGGAGACATGAGAACAAAGAGAATATTGATTTGTCCTGTGCTATTGGATACAGCTTGGTTCAAGAGGCGGGAAGCTCAGCTAGTCGTCCGCCAGGGCCAAACTTTCCTCGTTCTAGACCCGAGGTGCCGAGGTAGTCTCATCCTATTCGCGCCAGAAATAGGGGCTTCTAGGTATGGCTCACAGGCCTCAAAACATTGTCGTAAGCCGATGAGAGGTGGTAGAGACTATCAACAACTCCAACGGCACATCTCTCTTTTGCATATTCACATCTGGGACCGACGTCCGGTACGCAATTACAGACATTTGGTAGAAAAGTTCATTGGTATTGCATTTGACGCTATGGTCCCGCTTTTTATCCCCTTTATTGAATGCTGATCCGGAAAAACGCTGGCTTTTCATAACCACAGAGGTATCCCATATCCGCTTCCGTTTCAGTAATATTGCTCTTGAGCGGTATAATACCCGGTGTCATCACATagtcctccttcttgtcctccttctcgccaCTGACGGTGCTCTACACTCCCTAGAGGTACTCtactcctccgcctcctgAACCGGCTCGGcgacctcgtcctcatcgtcatccaaGCTCCCAGCAGGGACCTGGTAGAGTCGGAGGATGTTCTTGTTGGGGTCCTTGACCAAAATGTACTTGCCCTCTGGCTGCTGAAGAACCATGTCGGCGATGGTACGAACGATACCCCAGCCGTTGGACAGCTGGAGGTTCATCTGGTTGGCAAAGTCCTTAGGCTTCCAGCCAACAACGCCGAGAATGACGTGCTTGTCATTGGTCTTGGGGTTCGCGCGAGACACGAAACTGGTGAAAGCAGAGTTAGCCACCGCATGTTCCAACAGATACACAGAACAGGACAAAAACATACCCAATCTTCATGACATCAGCCTTGGCAAGAATAGACTGAACAGTCCATCTGGCGAGCTTGCAGCTGTTGTTCTTCATCTCAGTGGCAACTACAGCACCACGCTGAGACACAAGCTTGGTCCTCCAGTCAAGGCCACCACCGCTTCCTTGAGCCTTGCTGTCAAACTCGTTGAGAGCGTGGACAGTAACGAACTGGTTCTCGTTGTTGAGAGCGCTCTTTTGCACCGCATCCAACTCGGTGCGGACGATAAGATAAGTGGGGCTctcctcggtggtggaaagATCGAACCGCCTGTACTTGTAGGCCTTGGACGCAGGGGGCACGGACTCCTCGGGGGAGTAGAAGGGGTTTTCGTGAGCCATGCTGACCTTGTGCTGCTCAAGCACAACCTGGTTGGCAAAGTTGTGGTTGATATAGGTAGCCTCCTCCGCGAGCGCGGTGGGCTGGTTGATAGAATCCTTGGATCCTTCGGAAGCCTCGAGCGGCGCATCGGCGGCGTTCTCGTTGACGGTGACCATGTCAAGAGCGGCGTTGTCGCGCTTGTCAAAGAAGACCTTGTTGCCCTGTCTGACAATGACGATATCCCAAGAGTAGACGGAACGGGGGGCGCACATCAGCATCGAGAGAATGCTATCAGTGGCGAAGATggtggcctcctccttgtcagCGAGCTCCTGGATGATAGGATCCACAGAGGTCGTGACGTTGTAGGCAGCACGGTCAAGCGCAAGAAGCTTGCGCTCCGAGTTCTTGACTGGTGGCTTGTCGTAGGAGCGGTCGTAGGCATTTACGAAACCGTAGCTGTCGATATCCTCACCCTCGTCCGTCTCGAGGTTCAGCTTGCTAAGACGGTTGTAGTCAATCTCCTCAAGCAAGGTCCAGTTGGGCTTGATGTTGACCGAAGCATCACGGTTGCGAGCAGGCTTGTCGTAATCCTTCCAGCCAAAGCGACGACCGCCGCGAGCATTGCCGCCACCGCGGGCACCGCCCCGGCTGTCATAGCCTCCGCCATATTGCCCACCGCGACCGGCACGCTGGAACTGTTGACGACCACCGGCGGCTCTGGcatctccccttccaccgcGCTGGCCACCGCGGCCACGGGTGAAAACGGCACCACGGCCGAAGCGGGTCTTGGTTGAGTCGCGAACGTTGGAGACAACGGAGAAGGaagcctcgtcctcggcgacAGGAGGAGTGAACAGAGAAGCGGAACCGGCACCATAGACTTGTTGGTCTGGAGAGAGCAGATGTTAGTACGCATAGCAGATACAAATCGCACGTATGCGAGCGATGACCCCTTGTGACAGATCCATCCAGCACCCACCTCTAAAGTTCCTGTTGAATTGCTGTCTGCCACCACGGCCGTCTCTGCCATCCTTGTTGTCGGTCCAGTCAGCCATGCGACCGAGCTTGTCGCTCTTGGAGAATGGGGCGTAGGGAACGCCGTTGAGGGTGGTCTCGGTGGTAACCGGGGGGCCCCAAGTGCCCTCATGCTCGGGCAACGAGTTGATCAGGTCGACCAGGGCCGACTcgcctggtggtgggacaGCCATATTGGGTTGTGTTGAGGTGG
It contains:
- the HAP2 gene encoding Transcriptional activator (EggNog:ENOG503P578; COG:K; BUSCO:EOG09263KEE) translates to MMEYAQYQQQPQSAHSQPHIQTGYPSSAGGNSITSPAHGVQTSPILPSQHQQPSPTQTHNMYQTQYAMPQHNMQYAVPGIQAAAMAATAAASGSSYPYMSSDPSLQQSPRMSGVNPKKDGRTGPRSPQQMNSMPQQRRLSQVNSPGVPNAPAMLNHAGPRSTIPPPMTAAQQMPPPQSPEIASGAVEESPLYVNAKQFHRILKRRVARQRLEEALRLTSKGRRPYLHESRHNHAMRRPRGPGGRFLTADEVAQMEKDKANGVETKFEDTATKTSTGASKRKSDGGSAPAAKKAKRANLTPEDEEDEE
- the pso2 gene encoding DNA cross-link repair protein PSO2/SNM1 (COG:L; BUSCO:EOG09261HQU; EggNog:ENOG503NUC7), with amino-acid sequence MAPARISKAKPKTAATPKPKLKQKTITPNKPPGARTKVQPVTKGPKVKTKPNASILSYFKKTEDDDLFIGGVEGGVGEGGEEDEEDMYGADDYVKRPVEEEEGGGERYNENGGSVKKRRLSFGLQEGGEESRAVSGDAESTTVKKEQNEPRKPSAKKKVPNPFLDDSSSDEDGDENETSNDDDSTTPSRVRPTLASADPAENVCETTTGDRLTNGTRITDRDDEDQDREVKGKVPLLRHETSGANLTSNDGPAEEEPIDELGEEEFDEDFTGEELQAMRDMEEQAMLEGYEEFGMDRRTDEEMMEACPICGGSLAGASEQVASEHVNTCLDGNPTPLPQPKPPAALEENKTIDGAEVGKRFAKAAVPRPGQANPISLGEKTSAGSSGSAFARLMSGHAEDTAWAAAAAAENASRGMPAYKRTCPFYKIMPGFSICVDAFRYGAVEGCKAYFLSHFHSDHYIGLTANWTHGPIYCSKVTGSLVKTQLKTAAKYVVELEFDKTVPVPHTQGVTVTMIPANHCPGSSLFLFEKAMGKDKTHRILHCGDFRACQAHLEHPHLRPETIDAVTGKTKHQKIDVCYLDTTYLNPKYSFPPQKDVIATCAEMSSLLNQALISNDDKEWDSLLRRREGGAPSTSVSKFFTTTTTTNDPPPPPSKPPTPTAPLNAFTALSGNPQPSQRNRLLILCGTYSIGKERICVGIALALQSKIYASPYKLKIVNQLDDPELISLLTPNPQEAQIHLASLSDLNKENLISYLEENRRFGFSRIVGFKPSGWNYRPPSLKSLNIKADMAPGSVPMEQLLYGKAWRSRFRKADLIPMRGSTKEGVLLGVPYSEHSSFRELAIFVMGLRIGRVVPTVNVGSEQSRKRMKGWIDRWIVERGRLKGGRLEVKEGVDGREEEEEEEEEEEEGVVYW
- a CDS encoding uncharacterized protein (COG:J; EggNog:ENOG503NUQV) encodes the protein MYLTSRKPCSRRVWYLLFCHRPSCPCALCYRKRLPHTHNTPPREFHFLKNSPLSNCCNSAFTSQPPQHRISAHSTITTYWTSSGAYLQQPNSYPTSTQPNMAVPPPGESALVDLINSLPEHEGTWGPPVTTETTLNGVPYAPFSKSDKLGRMADWTDNKDGRDGRGGRQQFNRNFRDQQVYGAGSASLFTPPVAEDEASFSVVSNVRDSTKTRFGRGAVFTRGRGGQRGGRGDARAAGGRQQFQRAGRGGQYGGGYDSRGGARGGGNARGGRRFGWKDYDKPARNRDASVNIKPNWTLLEEIDYNRLSKLNLETDEGEDIDSYGFVNAYDRSYDKPPVKNSERKLLALDRAAYNVTTSVDPIIQELADKEEATIFATDSILSMLMCAPRSVYSWDIVIVRQGNKVFFDKRDNAALDMVTVNENAADAPLEASEGSKDSINQPTALAEEATYINHNFANQVVLEQHKVSMAHENPFYSPEESVPPASKAYKYRRFDLSTTEESPTYLIVRTELDAVQKSALNNENQFVTVHALNEFDSKAQGSGGGLDWRTKLVSQRGAVVATEMKNNSCKLARWTVQSILAKADVMKIGFVSRANPKTNDKHVILGVVGWKPKDFANQMNLQLSNGWGIVRTIADMVLQQPEGKYILVKDPNKNILRLYQVPAGSLDDDEDEVAEPVQEAEE
- the LSM2 gene encoding U6 snRNA-associated Sm-like protein LSm2 (EggNog:ENOG503P571; COG:A), translated to MLFFSFFKTLIDHEVTVELKNDIRIRGVLKSVDQYLNIKLDNIQVVDELKYPHLSAVKNVFIRGSVVRYVHLPSQSVDIDLLEDATRREAANQAVKAK